From Anopheles arabiensis isolate DONGOLA chromosome 3, AaraD3, whole genome shotgun sequence, a single genomic window includes:
- the LOC120900587 gene encoding myosin heavy chain, muscle isoform X15 yields MPKPPVQVGEDPDPTEFLFVSLEQKRIDQSKPYDSKKACWVPEEKEGYVLGEIKATKGELVTVALPGGETKDFKKDLVSQVNPPKYEKCEDMSNLTYLNDASVLHNLRQRYYAKLIYTYSGLFCVVINPYKRYPLYTNRCAKMYRGKRRNEVPPHLFAVSDGAYVNMLTNHENQSMLITGESGAGKTENTKKVIAYFATIGASGKKDENAEKKGSLEDQVVQTNPVLEAFGNAKTVRNDNSSRFGKFIRIHFTGSGKLAGADIETYLLEKARVISQQTLERSYHIFYQIMSGSVKGLKDMCFLSNDIYDYNSVSQGKITIPNVDDGEECLLTDEAFNVLGFTQEEKDNIYRITSAVMHMGRMQFKQKGREEQAEADGTEDGDRVAKLLGVGTDDLYKNLLKPRIKVGNEFVTKGQNKDQVTNSVGALCKGIFDRLFKWLVKKCNETLDTKQKRAQFIGVLDIAGFEIFDFNGFEQLCINFTNEKLQQFFNHHMFVLEQEEYKREGINWAFIDFGMDLLACIDLIEKPMGILSILEEESMFPKATDQTFAEKLMTNHLGKSAPFMKPRPPKPGIPAGHFAIGHYAGVVSYNITGWLEKNKDPLNDTVVDQFKKGSNALMVEIFADHPGQSADPAAAKGGRGKKGAGFATVSSSYKEQLNNLMTTLKSTQPHFVRCIIPNEMKTAGVVDAHLVMHQLTCNGVLEGIRICRKGFPNRMMYPDFKLRYLILAPAAMQAETEGKKAAEKCFEAIGLDPDSYRIGHTKVFFRAGVLGQMEEFRDERLSKIMSWMQAWCRGYLSRKEFKKMQEQRVSLEIVQRNLRKYLKLRTWAWWKLWQKVKPLLNVSRVEDQIAKLEEKATKAQEAYEKEEKLRKELEALNSKLLAEKTALLDSLSGEKGALQEYQEKAAKLTAQKNDLENQLRDTQERLAQEEDARNQLFQTKKKLEQEIGSQKKDAEDLELQIQKIEQDKASKDHQIRNLNDEIAHQDELINKLNKEKKMQGEVNQKTAEELQAAEDKVNHLNKVKAKLEQTLDELEDSLEREKKLRGDVEKAKRKVEGDLKLTQEAVADLERNKKELEQTVLRKDKEISALSAKLEDEQSLVGKLQKQIKELQARIEELEEEVEAERQARAKAEKQRADLARELEELGERLEEAGGATSAQIELNKKREAELAKLRRDLEEANIQHEGTLANLRKKHNDAVAEMAEQVDQLNKLKTKAEKERTQYFAELNDARIGCDQLSNEKAAQEKIAKQLQHTLNEVQSKLDETNRTLNDFDASKKKLSIENSDLLRQLEDAESQVSQLSKIKISLTQQLEDTKRLADEEARERATLLGKFRNLEHDLDNLREQVEEEAEGKGDIQRQLSKANAEAQLWRSKYESEGVARAEELEEAKRKLQARLAEAEETIESLNQKCIALEKTKQRLATEVEDLQLEVDRASSIANAAEKKQKAFDKIIGEWKLKVDDLAAELDASQKECRNYSTELFRLKGAYEEGQEQLEAVRRENKNLADEVKDLLDQIGEGGRNIHEIEKSRKRLEAEKDELQAALEEAEAALEQEENKVLRAQLELSQVRQEIDRRIQEKEEEFENTRKNHQRALDSMQASLEAEAKGKAEALRMKKKLEADINELEIALDHANKANAEAQKNIKRYQQQLKDVQSALEEEQRARDDAREQLGISERRANALQNELEESRTLLEQADRGRRQAEQELSDAHEQLNEVSAQNASIAAAKRKLESELQTLHSDLDELLNEAKNSEEKAKKAMVDAARLADELRAEQDHAQTQEKLRKALEQQIKELQVRLDEAESNALKGGKKAIQKLEQRVRELESELDSEQRRHADAQKNLRKSERRIKELTFQSEEDRKNHERMQDLVDKLQQKIKTYKRQIEEAEEIAALNLAKFRKAQQELEEAEERADIAEQAATKFRTKGGRAGSVQRGASPAPQRQPSAMPALAGLNLPTFDDHGF; encoded by the exons ATGCCGAAGCCACCAGTTCAGGTCGGAGAGGATCCCGATCCAACTGAGTTCCTTTTCGTCTCGCTCGAGCAGAAGCGTATCGATCAGAGCAAGCCGTACGATTCCAAGAAGGCTTGCTGGGTTCCGGAAGAGAAGGAGGGCTATGTGTTGGGTGAAATCAAGGCCACCAAGGGTGAGCTGGTCACCGTTGCCCTGCCCGGTGGTGAG ACCAAGGACTTCAAGAAGGACTTGGTGTCCCAGGTCAACCCACCGAAATACGAGAAATGCGAGGATATGTCCAACTTGACATATCTTAACGATGCCTCTGTACTCCATAACTTGAGACAGAGATACTACGCTAAGCTTATCTAC ACCTACTCGGGCTTGTTCTGCGTTGTCATCAACCCGTACAAGCGTTACCCGCTGTATACCAACCGTTGCGCCAAGATGTACCGTGGCAAGCGCCGTAATGAAGTGCCGCCGCATCTGTTCGCCGTCTCTGACGGTGCCTACGTCAACATGTTGACGAACCACGAGAACCAGTCTATGCTGATTACCGGTGAATCTGGTGCCGGAAAGACTGAGAACACCAAGAAGGTCATTGCGTACTTCGCCACCATTGGCGCTTCGGGCAAGAAGGACGAAAACGCCGAGAAGAAGGGCTCGCTGGAAGATCAGGTCGTCCAGACTAACCCCGTACTTGAGGCCTTCGGTAACGCCAAGACCGTCCGTAACGATAACTCGTCTCGTTTC GGTAAGTTCATCCGTATCCACTTCACTGGAAGCGGTAAGCTGGCTGGTGCCGATATTGAGACATACCTGCTGGAGAAGGCCCGTGTCATCTCGCAGCAGACTCTGGAGCGCTCGTACCACATCTTCTACCAGATTATGTCTGGATCCGTCAAGGGATTGAAAG ATATGTGCTTCTTGTCGAACGACATCTACGATTACAACAGCGTTTCTCAGGGTAAAATCACCATTCCCAACGTCGATGACGGCGAGGAATGTCTGTTGACCGAT GAAGCCTTCAACGTTCTGGGTTTCACTCAGGAGGAGAAGGACAACATCTACCGTATCACCTCCGCTGTCATGCACATGGGTCGTATGCAGTTCAAGCAGAAGGGTCGCGAAGAGCAGGCTGAGGCTGACGGTACCGAGGATGGTGACCGTGTTGCTAAGCTGCTCGGTGTCGGCACTGACGATCTGTACAAGAATCTGCTGAAGCCACGTATTAAGGTCGGTAACGAGTTCGTCACCAAGGGTCAGAACAAGGACCAGGTCACCAACTCGGTCGGTGCCCTTTGCAAGGGTATCTTCGATCGTCTCTTCAAGTGGCTGGTCAAGAAGTGTAACGAGACTCTGGACACCAAGCAGAAGCGCGCTCAGTTCATTGGTGTGCTGGATATTGCAGGTTTCGAAATCTTCGAC TTCAACGGTTTCGAGCAGCTGTGTATTAACTTCACCAATGAGAAGCTGCAGCAGTTCTTCAACCACCACATGTTCGTCCTGGAGCAGGAAGAATACAAGCGTGAAGGTATTAACTGGGCCTTCATCGATTTCGGTATGGACTTGCTGGCCTGTATTGATCTGATTGAGAAG CCCATGGGTATCCTGTCGATTCTTGAGGAAGAGTCTATGTTCCCGAAGGCCACTGATCAGACCTTCGCTGAGAAGCTGATGACGAACCATCTCGGCAAGTCGGCTCCGTTCATGAAGCCGCGCCCACCGAAGCCAGGCATCCCGGCCGGTCACTTCGCCATTGGTCACTACGCTGGTGTTGTGTCGTACAACATCACTGGATGGCTTGAGAAGAACAAGGATCCGCTGAACGACACTGTCGTCGACCAGTTCAAGAAGGGTAGCAACGCCCTGATGGTTGAGATCTTCGCTGATCACCCAGGCCAGTCGGCTGATCCGGCCGCCGCCAAGGGAGGTCGTGGCAAGAAGGGTGCTGGTTTCGCCACTGTCTCGTCCTCGTACAAGGAACAGCTGAACAACCTGATGACGACGCTGAAGTCTACTCAGCCTCACTTCGTCCGTTGTATCATTCCCAACGAAATGAAGACGGCCGGTGTCGTTGATGCTCACTTGGTCATGCACCAGCTGACTTGTAACGGTGTACTTGAAGGTATCCGTATTTGCCGTAAGGGCTTCCCTAACCGCATGATGTACCCTGACTTCAAGCTACG TTATCTGATCTTGGCCCCAGCAGCCATGCAGGCTGAGACTGAGGGCAAGAAGGCTGCCGAGAAGTGCTTCGAAGCTATCGGTCTGGACCCCGACTCCTACcgtattggtcacaccaag GTGTTCTTCCGTGCCGGTGTCCTGGGTCAGATGGAGGAGTTCCGTGATGAGCGTCTCAGCAAGATCATGTCCTGGATGCAGGCTTGGTGCCGCGGTTACCTGTCGCGTAAGGAGTTCAAGAAGATGCAGGAGCAGCGCGTCTCCCTGGAGATCGTCCAGCGCAATCTGCGCAAGTACCTGAAGCTGCGTACCTGGGCCTGGTGGAAGCTGTGGCAGAAGGTCAAGCCTCTGCTTAACGTCTCCCGTGTTGAGGACCAGATTGCT AAACTAGAAGAGAAGGCCACCAAGGCTCAGGAGGCCTATGAGAAGGAAGAGAAGCTGCGCAAGGAGCTGGAGGCCCTCAACAGCAAGCTGCTGGCTGAGAAGACCGCTCTCTTGGACTCGCTGTCCGGTGAGAAGGGTGCTCTCCAGGAATACCAGGAGAAGGCCGCCAAGCTGACCGCCCAGAAGAACGACCTGGAGAACCAGCTGCGC GACACCCAGGAGCGCCTGGCCCAGGAAGAGGATGCCCGCAACCAGCTCTTCCAGACCAAGAAGAAGTTGGAGCAGGAAATCGGCAGCCAGAAGAAGGATGCTGAGGACCTGGAACTGCAGATCCAGAAGATTGAGCAGGACAAGGCCTCGAAGGATCACCAGATCCGCAACTTGAATGATGAGATCGCCCACCAGGATGAGCTCATCAACAAGCTGAACAAGGAGAAGAAGATGCAGGGTGAGGTCAACCAGAAGACCGCCGAAGAGCTGCAGGCCGCCGAAGACAAGGTGAACCACCTGAACAAGGTAAAGGCCAAGCTGGAGCAGACTCTGGATGAGCTGGAGGACTCGCTTGAGCGCGAGAAGAAGCTGCGCGGTGACGTCGAGAAGGCTAAGCGCAAGGTTGAGGGTGACCTCAAGCTGACCCAGGAGGCTGTTGCCGATCTGGAGCGCAACAAGAAGGAGCTGGAGCAGACCGTCCTGCGCAAGGATAAGGAGATCTCCGCCCTGTCTGCCAAGCTGGAAGACGAGCAGTCGCTGGTTGGCAAGCTGCAGAAGCAGATCAAGGAACTGCAGGCTCGCATTGAGGAGCTCGAGGAGGAAGTCGAGGCCGAGCGTCAGGCCCGCGCCAAGGCTGAGAAGCAGCGTGCTGATCTGGCCCGCGAGCTCGAGGAGCTGGGCGAGCGTCTGGAGGAGGCTGGCGGTGCCACCTCGGCCCAGATTGAGCTGAACAAGAAGCGTGAGGCTGAGCTGGCTAAGCTGCGCCGCGATCTGGAGGAAGCCAACATCCAGCATGAGGGCACTCTGGCTAACCTGCGCAAGAAGCACAACGATGCCGTCGCTGAGATGGCCGAGCAGGTCGATCAGCTGAACAAACTGAAGACCAA AGCTGAGAAAGAGCGTACTCAATACTTTGCTGAGTTGAACGATGCCCGCATCGGTTGCGATCAGCTTTCCAATGAAAAG GCCGCCCAGGAGAAGATCGccaagcagctgcagcacacTCTGAACGAAGTACAAAGCAAGTTGGACGAAACCAACCGCACTCTGAACGATTTCGATGCCTCCAAGAAGAAGCTGTCGATCGAGAACTCCGATCTGCTGCGCCAGCTGGAGGACGCCGAGTCGCAGGTGTCGCAGCTGAGCAAGATCAAGATCTCGCTCACTCAGCAGCTCGAGGATACCAAGCGTCTTGCCGACGAGGAGGCTCGCGAGCGCGCCACCCTGCTGGGCAAGTTCCGCAACCTGGAGCACGACCTGGACAACCTGCGCGAGCAGGTTGAGGAGGAGGCTGAGGGCAAGGGAGACATCCAGCGCCAGCTCAGCAAGGCCAACGCTGAGGCTCAGCTGTGGCGCAGCAAGTACGAGTCGGAGGGCGTTGCCCGTGCCGAGGAGCTCGAGGAGGCCAAGCGTAAGCTGCAGGCCCGCCTTGCCGAGGCTGAGGAGACCATCGAGTCGCTGAACCAGAAGTGCATTGCACTGGAGAAGACCAAGCAGCGCCTGGCCACCGAGGTCGAGGATCTGCAGCTCGAGGTTGACCGTGCCTCGTCGATTGCCAACGCTGCtgagaagaagcagaaggcgTTCGACAAGATCATTGGAGAATGGAAGCTGAAGGTCGACGATCTGGCCGCCGAGCTGGATGCCTCGCAGAAGGAGTGCCGCAACTACTCGACCGAGCTGTTCCGTCTGAAGGGTGCCTACGAGGAGGGCCAGGAGCAGCTTGAAGCCGTCCGCCGTGAGAACAAGAACTTGGCCGATGAGGTCAAGGATCTGCTGGACCAGATCGGTGAGGGTGGCCGCAACATCCACGAGATCGAGAAGTCGCGCAAGCGCCTGGAGGCCGAGAAGGACGAGCTGCAGGCCGCCCTCGAGGAGGCTGAAGCCGCCCTGGAGCAGGAGGAGAACAAGGTTCTGCGTGCTCAGCTTGAACTGTCTCAGGTCCGTCAAGAAATTGACCGCCGCATCCAGGAGAAGGAAGAAGAGTTCGAGAACACTCGCAAGAACCACCAGCGCGCCCTGGACTCGATGCAGGCTTCCCTGGAGGCCGAAGCCAAGGGCAAGGCCGAGGCTCTGCGTATGAAGAAGAAGCTGGAAGCCGACATCAACGAGCTGGAGATTGCTCTGGATCACGCCAACAAG GCTAACGCTGAGGCCCAGAAGAACATCAAGcgctaccagcagcagctgaaggaCGTCCAGAGCGCCCTGGAGGAGGAACAGCGCGCCCGCGACGATGCCCGCGAGCAGCTGGGTATCTCGGAGCGCCGTGCCAACGCTCTCCAGAACGAACTGGAGGAGTCGCGCACCCTGTTGGAGCAGGCCGACCGTGGCCGTCGCCAGGCCGAGCAGGAGCTCAGCGATGCTCACGAGCAGCTGAACGAAGTGTCCGCCCAGAACGCTTCGATCGCCGCCGCCAAGAGGAAGCTCGAGTCTGAGCTGCAGACCCTGCACTCCGACCTGGATGAGCTGCTGAACGAGGCCAAGAACTCCGAGGAGAAGGCCAAGAAGGCTATGGTTGATGCCGCTCGTCTGGCTGATGAGCTGCGCGCCGAGCAGGACCATGCCCAGACCCAGGAGAAGCTGCGCAAGGCGCTTGAGCAGCAGATCAAGGAGCTGCAGGTCCGCCTGGATGAGGCCGAATCGAATGCCCTGAAGGGAGGCAAGAAGGCTATCCAGAAGCTGGAGCAGCGCGTCCGCGAGCTCGAGTCGGAGCTGGACAGCGAACAGAGACGACATGCCGATGCCCAGAAGAACCTGCGCAAGTCGGAGCGTCGCATCAAGGAGCTGACCTTCCAGTCGGAGGAAGACCGCAAGAACCACGAGCGCATGCAGGATCTGGTTGACAAGCTGCAGCAGAAGATCAAGACTTACAAGAGGCAGATTGAGGAAGCCGAGGAGATCGCCGCCCTCAACTTGGCCAAGTTCCGTAAGGCCCAGCAGGAGCTGGAGGAAGCCGAGGAGCGTGCCGACATTGCCGAACAAGCTGCCACCAAATTCCGCACCAAGGGAGGACGTGCCGGTTCCGTACAGCGTGGTGCTAGCCCAGCA CCCCAGAGACAGCCGTCTGCCATGCCTGCTCTTGCAGGACTGAACCTTCCCACATTCGACGATCACGGTTTCTAA